One genomic region from Microcebus murinus isolate Inina chromosome 32, M.murinus_Inina_mat1.0, whole genome shotgun sequence encodes:
- the SIGLEC14 gene encoding sialic acid-binding Ig-like lectin 14 isoform X1 — protein MLAPLLLALLWGGSLQDTRAQLQATVQEGLCVLVPCSFSYPPRGSRPPSDPLYLYWFREGDSVYYDDLVATNNPRRDVKTRAKGRFLVLGDVRSRDCSLSIRDAKREDTGTYFFQVESGDRVKYSYESSKLNLLVTGTAGARERTLRCGVPALEQGRDAGTCPAPGLGAGVVKSCRTRGRLRAEALVPGRSRCGAWPLPVPPALTERPHIHGPEPLQSGRPTELSCGLPGSCEGGRPLSFSWSGAALHALDPDSLHSSAVTLTPRPQDHGTNLTCQVKLQGTRVTTERTVQLNVSYAPRNLTVGIFRNCTVPRILSNGTSLPVLEGQSLRLFCAADSNPPARLSWSREGKTLDAPQASASGVLELPYVGAADGGEVTCGAQHPLGSQHLSLSLSVQRRPSGCRCVTEEQEGSWALVITLIRGALMGAGFLLTYGLTWIYYTRLVDPRPSREAQE, from the exons ATGCTGGCCCCgctgctgctggccctgctgtGGGGGG GGTCCCTGCAGGACACACGGGCCCAGCTGCAGGCGACGGTACAAGAGGGCCTGTGCGTCCTCGTGCCCTGCTCCTTCTCCTACCCGCCCCGGGGTTCGCGGCCGCCCTCTGACCCGCTCTACCTCTACTGGTTCCGCGAAGGGGACAGCGTGTACTACGATGACCTTGTGGCCACAAACAACCCACGCAGAGACGTGAAGACACGCGCCAAGGGCCGATTCCTCGTCCTTGGGGACGTCAGGAGCAGAGACTGCTCCCTGAGCATCAGAGACGCCAAGAGAGAGGACACAGGGACCTACTTCTTCCAAGTGGAGAGTGGCGATCGTGTGAAATACAGTTACGAAAGCAGTAAGCTGAATCTGCTGGTGACAGGTACGGCAGGGGCCCGGGAGAGGACCCTGCGCTGTGGGGTCCCCGCATTAGAGCAGGGACGGGACGCCGGGACGTGCCCTGCTCCGGGGCTTGGGGCAGGAGTGGTCAAGAGCTGCAGGACTCGGGGCAGGCTCAGGGCCGAGGCCCTGGTCCCTGGCAGGTCACGCTGCGGGGCCTGGCCTCTCCCTGTGCCCCCAGCCCTGACGGAGAGACCCCACATCCACGGCCCGGAGCCTCTGCAGTCCGGCCGCCCCACGGAGCTGAGCTGCGGCCTGCCAGGGTCCTGCGAGGGGGGCCGGCCTCTCAGCTTCTCCTGGTCGGGGGCGGCCCTCCACGCCCTGGACCCCGACAGCCTCCACTCCTCGGCAGTCACCCTCACCCCCAGGCCCCAGGACCACGGCACCAACCTCACCTGCCAGGTGAAACTCCAGGGAACGCGTGTGACCACAGAGAGAACTGTCCAGCTCAACGTCTCCT ATGCCCCCCGGAACCTCACCGTCGGCATCTTCAGAAATTGCACAG TCCCGAGGATCCTGAGCAACGGCACGTCATTGCCTGTCCTGGAGGGCCAGTCCCTGCGCCTCTTCTGTGCGGCTGACAGCAACCCCCCTGCCAGGCTGAGCTGGTCCCGGGAGGGAAAAACCCTGGATGCCCCCCAGGCCTCGGCGTCCGGGGTCCTGGAGCTGCCCTACGTCGGGGCTGCAGACGGAGGGGAAGTCACCTGCGGGGCTCAGCACCCACTGGGCTCCCAGCACCTTTCCCTGAGCCTCTCTGTGCAGA GAAGGCCCTCTGGCTGCAGATGTGTGACTGAGGAGCAGGAGGGCTCCTGGGCCCTGGTCATCACCCTGATCAGGGGGGCCCTCATGGGGGCTGGCTTCCTCCTCACCTACGGCCTCACCTGGATCTACTACACCAGGCTGGTGGATCCGCGTCCCTCCAGGGAAGCCCAGGAATAA
- the SIGLEC14 gene encoding sialic acid-binding Ig-like lectin 14 isoform X2 — MLAPLLLALLWGGSLQDTRAQLQATVQEGLCVLVPCSFSYPPRGSRPPSDPLYLYWFREGDSVYYDDLVATNNPRRDVKTRAKGRFLVLGDVRSRDCSLSIRDAKREDTGTYFFQVESGDRVKYSYESSKLNLLVTALTERPHIHGPEPLQSGRPTELSCGLPGSCEGGRPLSFSWSGAALHALDPDSLHSSAVTLTPRPQDHGTNLTCQVKLQGTRVTTERTVQLNVSYAPRNLTVGIFRNCTVPRILSNGTSLPVLEGQSLRLFCAADSNPPARLSWSREGKTLDAPQASASGVLELPYVGAADGGEVTCGAQHPLGSQHLSLSLSVQRRPSGCRCVTEEQEGSWALVITLIRGALMGAGFLLTYGLTWIYYTRLVDPRPSREAQE, encoded by the exons ATGCTGGCCCCgctgctgctggccctgctgtGGGGGG GGTCCCTGCAGGACACACGGGCCCAGCTGCAGGCGACGGTACAAGAGGGCCTGTGCGTCCTCGTGCCCTGCTCCTTCTCCTACCCGCCCCGGGGTTCGCGGCCGCCCTCTGACCCGCTCTACCTCTACTGGTTCCGCGAAGGGGACAGCGTGTACTACGATGACCTTGTGGCCACAAACAACCCACGCAGAGACGTGAAGACACGCGCCAAGGGCCGATTCCTCGTCCTTGGGGACGTCAGGAGCAGAGACTGCTCCCTGAGCATCAGAGACGCCAAGAGAGAGGACACAGGGACCTACTTCTTCCAAGTGGAGAGTGGCGATCGTGTGAAATACAGTTACGAAAGCAGTAAGCTGAATCTGCTGGTGACAG CCCTGACGGAGAGACCCCACATCCACGGCCCGGAGCCTCTGCAGTCCGGCCGCCCCACGGAGCTGAGCTGCGGCCTGCCAGGGTCCTGCGAGGGGGGCCGGCCTCTCAGCTTCTCCTGGTCGGGGGCGGCCCTCCACGCCCTGGACCCCGACAGCCTCCACTCCTCGGCAGTCACCCTCACCCCCAGGCCCCAGGACCACGGCACCAACCTCACCTGCCAGGTGAAACTCCAGGGAACGCGTGTGACCACAGAGAGAACTGTCCAGCTCAACGTCTCCT ATGCCCCCCGGAACCTCACCGTCGGCATCTTCAGAAATTGCACAG TCCCGAGGATCCTGAGCAACGGCACGTCATTGCCTGTCCTGGAGGGCCAGTCCCTGCGCCTCTTCTGTGCGGCTGACAGCAACCCCCCTGCCAGGCTGAGCTGGTCCCGGGAGGGAAAAACCCTGGATGCCCCCCAGGCCTCGGCGTCCGGGGTCCTGGAGCTGCCCTACGTCGGGGCTGCAGACGGAGGGGAAGTCACCTGCGGGGCTCAGCACCCACTGGGCTCCCAGCACCTTTCCCTGAGCCTCTCTGTGCAGA GAAGGCCCTCTGGCTGCAGATGTGTGACTGAGGAGCAGGAGGGCTCCTGGGCCCTGGTCATCACCCTGATCAGGGGGGCCCTCATGGGGGCTGGCTTCCTCCTCACCTACGGCCTCACCTGGATCTACTACACCAGGCTGGTGGATCCGCGTCCCTCCAGGGAAGCCCAGGAATAA
- the SIGLEC14 gene encoding sialic acid-binding Ig-like lectin 14 isoform X3, whose product MLAPLLLALLWGGSLQDTRAQLQATVQEGLCVLVPCSFSYPPRGSRPPSDPLYLYWFREGDSVYYDDLVATNNPRRDVKTRAKGRFLVLGDVRSRDCSLSIRDAKREDTGTYFFQVESGDRVKYSYESSKLNLLVTGTAGARERTLRCGVPALEQGRDAGTCPAPGLGAGVVKSCRTRGRLRAEALVPGRSRCGAWPLPVPPALTERPHIHGPEPLQSGRPTELSCGLPGSCEGGRPLSFSWSGAALHALDPDSLHSSAVTLTPRPQDHGTNLTCQVKLQGTRVTTERTVQLNVSYAPRNLTVGIFRNCTAPQDTAAAPPGPGVRIWRLCSSWPPAEGGRFPWPAGWSLLRTAHLSCPPPPLSGRTPAHPSRPAQPLPSGGLT is encoded by the exons ATGCTGGCCCCgctgctgctggccctgctgtGGGGGG GGTCCCTGCAGGACACACGGGCCCAGCTGCAGGCGACGGTACAAGAGGGCCTGTGCGTCCTCGTGCCCTGCTCCTTCTCCTACCCGCCCCGGGGTTCGCGGCCGCCCTCTGACCCGCTCTACCTCTACTGGTTCCGCGAAGGGGACAGCGTGTACTACGATGACCTTGTGGCCACAAACAACCCACGCAGAGACGTGAAGACACGCGCCAAGGGCCGATTCCTCGTCCTTGGGGACGTCAGGAGCAGAGACTGCTCCCTGAGCATCAGAGACGCCAAGAGAGAGGACACAGGGACCTACTTCTTCCAAGTGGAGAGTGGCGATCGTGTGAAATACAGTTACGAAAGCAGTAAGCTGAATCTGCTGGTGACAGGTACGGCAGGGGCCCGGGAGAGGACCCTGCGCTGTGGGGTCCCCGCATTAGAGCAGGGACGGGACGCCGGGACGTGCCCTGCTCCGGGGCTTGGGGCAGGAGTGGTCAAGAGCTGCAGGACTCGGGGCAGGCTCAGGGCCGAGGCCCTGGTCCCTGGCAGGTCACGCTGCGGGGCCTGGCCTCTCCCTGTGCCCCCAGCCCTGACGGAGAGACCCCACATCCACGGCCCGGAGCCTCTGCAGTCCGGCCGCCCCACGGAGCTGAGCTGCGGCCTGCCAGGGTCCTGCGAGGGGGGCCGGCCTCTCAGCTTCTCCTGGTCGGGGGCGGCCCTCCACGCCCTGGACCCCGACAGCCTCCACTCCTCGGCAGTCACCCTCACCCCCAGGCCCCAGGACCACGGCACCAACCTCACCTGCCAGGTGAAACTCCAGGGAACGCGTGTGACCACAGAGAGAACTGTCCAGCTCAACGTCTCCT ATGCCCCCCGGAACCTCACCGTCGGCATCTTCAGAAATTGCACAG CACCGCAGGACACAGCTGCAGCCCCGCCTGGCCCTGGGGTTCGCATCTGGCGTCTGTGCAGCTCCTGGCCCCCTGCCGAGGGCGGGCGCTTCCCCTGGCCTGCCGGCTGGTCTCTTCTCCGCACCGCGCACCTGAGCTGCCCACCACCTCCCCTGAGCGGGAGAACCCCTGCTCATCCttcccgccccgcccagccccttCCTTCTGGTGGCCTGACCTGA